CACGACTTACTGTACAAGAACTGTCAAAAAAAGATTTAATCCCTTTACTCGCCTTCGCCGGAATACCCTGCAGCTTGCCGCAGGGATGATCTGCCGTCGCTAAAGCTTTGGCACGACACAGATGGCGGGGCGAACCGCGCCGTAGCTGGTAAAGCGTAGGCGGGTTGGCTTCGGCGCAGTTCCGCTTGGCTTTACCACAGATGCCCCGCGCGGAAGCGCGGGGAGCTTCACTTTACAGGAAAAAGCCAGTCTTTAAATCGCTCGTCCTTTCCGGCGCAGATATCTGACATCAGACGTGCAAGCTCCCTGCTCACCGGTCCAGGTGTATTCCCCAAAACTCGATCACCGATACGGCTTACCGGCAAGACCTTGCAGGTAGCAGAAGCAAAGAATATTTCATCGGCTTTCATGAATTTTTCCGGTTTTACCTCCTCATCCACTGTCTTGAAACCAGTTATCCTGGCAGCCTGAAGTATGGAAAGGCGAGAAATACTGTGTAGGATTCGACCCAGCGGAGGGGTTTTAATCACATCACCTTCAACCCAGAAGACAGCCTCAGTGCTTGCTTCGGCCACGAAACCATAGGTATCAAGCAAGATTCCTATATCAAAGCCGCGGCTAATTGCCTCCTGACGAGCCAGCATGCCGTTTATGTAATTACCGGCTACTTTGGCCTCAACAGGAGCAGTATTCGGGTCAAGCTTGCGCCAGCGACAAAAACAGGCGCTTACG
This region of Deltaproteobacteria bacterium genomic DNA includes:
- a CDS encoding aminotransferase class IV, giving the protein MSSKIKVWINGEFVHWDQATVHIMSHSFTRGSAVFEVISFHQTPNGTAVFRLDEHLKRLRRTTELLSMELFHSAQEIEHGVMETIKANNLRNGFIKIIGYYGNPAFTLLPQQERLDLSIFAVDEDLSIEPKQHVSACFCRWRKLDPNTAPVEAKVAGNYINGMLARQEAISRGFDIGILLDTYGFVAEASTEAVFWVEGDVIKTPPLGRILHSISRLSILQAARITGFKTVDEEVKPEKFMKADEIFFASATCKVLPVSRIGDRVLGNTPGPVSRELARLMSDICAGKDERFKDWLFPVK